Proteins encoded together in one Deinococcus sp. Marseille-Q6407 window:
- a CDS encoding glutamine--tRNA ligase/YqeY domain fusion protein — protein MTGPDPDSAPAANAAAAAPRVAPNFITEIIERDLASGKYPQVVTRFPPEPSGYAHLGHVFASFLDFQTARQYGGRYHLRMDDTNPELATQEYVDAIADDLRWLGWDWGDNFYYASDNFERYYEYAEQLIRQGDAYVDSVTPQEMAALRGTPDQPGTPSPYRDRSVEENLDLFRRMRAGEFGNGEHLLRAKIDLASPNMKLRDPALYRILHVPHYRAGDWCIYPMYDFQHPLQDALEGVTHSMCSLEFVDNRAIYDWLMEKLGFDPRPHQYEFGRRGLEYTITSKRKLRRLIEEGRVGGWDDPRMPTLRAQRRLGVTPEAVRTFAASIGVNRTNRTVDLAVYENAVRGDLNARAPRVMAVLEPLKVELTNLEEPQTLSLPYWPHDVVALSPDGLVSLPDGRRVAPEEAVRAVPLTREIYIEKSDFALDPPKGFKRLTRGGTVRLRGAGIIRADEVELDEQGQPQLIRASLQPDTASAAGVIHWVSAGQSVPAEFRLYDRLFRVPNPEGENVEDPAAGPEAPDFDPEGMSHEGDRPVSGDFTRFLNPASLRVTHGFVEPSLLDNPQDTRYQFERQGYFWRDPVDSREEGLVFGRIITLKDTWGKKTQSGGGQSGGAQSNGGQSGGSKSAPAQKSVARPAAPAVSAEAKAPDFTPEEQAEMDRLRGQGVGAEDAIALARDPQLGAAFAQAGAGAHAAQVAAWLVNDLAGALRGGASRLNPADLPALAELLAGGRISSRIARDVLDRAVQSGEAPAEIVAREGLQVVSDTGELRRVVDEVLAAHPAEAEAFRGGKKALQGFFMGQIMRATGGQADAKAVSALLRDIAGS, from the coding sequence ATGACCGGCCCTGACCCTGATTCTGCTCCTGCGGCCAACGCGGCCGCTGCCGCCCCCCGCGTCGCTCCCAACTTCATCACCGAAATCATCGAGCGCGACCTGGCGAGCGGCAAATACCCGCAGGTCGTGACCCGCTTTCCGCCTGAGCCCAGCGGCTACGCCCACCTCGGGCACGTCTTCGCCTCTTTTCTGGATTTCCAGACGGCGCGGCAGTACGGTGGGCGCTACCACCTGCGGATGGACGACACCAACCCGGAACTCGCCACCCAGGAGTACGTGGACGCCATCGCCGACGACCTGCGCTGGCTGGGCTGGGACTGGGGAGACAATTTCTACTACGCTTCCGACAATTTCGAGCGTTATTACGAGTACGCCGAGCAGCTGATTCGCCAGGGCGACGCTTACGTGGACAGCGTGACGCCGCAGGAGATGGCCGCCCTGCGCGGCACGCCCGACCAGCCCGGCACGCCCAGCCCTTACCGGGACCGCAGCGTGGAGGAGAACCTGGACCTGTTCCGGCGGATGCGGGCCGGCGAGTTCGGCAACGGTGAACACCTGCTGCGCGCCAAAATCGACCTGGCCAGCCCTAACATGAAACTGCGTGATCCGGCGCTTTACCGCATTCTGCACGTGCCACATTACCGCGCCGGCGACTGGTGCATCTACCCGATGTACGACTTCCAGCACCCGCTGCAAGACGCCCTGGAAGGCGTGACCCATTCGATGTGCAGCCTGGAATTCGTGGACAACCGCGCCATCTACGACTGGCTGATGGAGAAACTGGGCTTTGACCCCCGCCCGCACCAGTACGAGTTCGGGCGCCGGGGGCTGGAATACACCATCACTTCCAAGCGCAAGCTGCGCCGCCTGATCGAGGAAGGCCGGGTCGGTGGCTGGGACGATCCCCGGATGCCCACCCTGCGCGCCCAGCGCCGGCTGGGTGTGACGCCCGAAGCGGTGCGTACTTTTGCCGCCAGCATTGGCGTGAACCGCACCAACCGCACGGTGGACCTGGCGGTGTACGAGAACGCGGTGCGCGGTGACCTGAACGCCCGCGCCCCCCGCGTGATGGCGGTGCTGGAGCCGCTCAAGGTGGAGCTGACCAACCTGGAAGAACCCCAGACCCTCAGCCTGCCTTACTGGCCGCACGACGTGGTGGCCCTCTCGCCCGACGGTCTGGTGAGCCTGCCGGACGGCCGCCGGGTGGCTCCCGAAGAGGCGGTGCGGGCAGTGCCGCTGACCCGCGAAATCTATATCGAAAAGAGCGACTTTGCGCTGGACCCGCCCAAGGGCTTCAAGCGGCTGACCCGGGGCGGCACGGTACGCCTGCGCGGCGCCGGTATCATCCGCGCCGACGAGGTAGAGCTGGATGAGCAGGGCCAGCCACAGCTGATTCGGGCCAGCCTGCAGCCGGATACGGCCAGCGCCGCCGGCGTGATTCACTGGGTCAGCGCCGGCCAGAGCGTGCCGGCCGAGTTCCGGCTGTATGACCGGCTGTTCCGGGTGCCCAACCCCGAAGGCGAGAACGTGGAGGACCCGGCTGCCGGCCCGGAAGCCCCCGACTTTGACCCCGAGGGCATGAGCCACGAGGGTGACCGCCCGGTGAGCGGCGACTTTACCCGCTTCTTGAACCCCGCCTCGCTGCGGGTGACCCACGGTTTCGTGGAACCCAGCCTGCTGGACAACCCGCAGGACACCCGCTACCAGTTCGAGCGGCAGGGCTACTTCTGGCGCGACCCGGTGGACAGCCGCGAGGAAGGGCTGGTGTTTGGCCGCATCATCACCCTCAAGGACACCTGGGGCAAGAAGACCCAGAGCGGTGGGGGCCAGAGCGGCGGGGCCCAGAGTAATGGAGGCCAGAGCGGTGGGTCCAAGAGTGCTCCGGCGCAGAAAAGTGTTGCCCGGCCCGCTGCTCCGGCCGTTTCCGCCGAGGCCAAGGCTCCCGACTTTACCCCCGAGGAACAGGCCGAGATGGACCGCCTGCGCGGCCAGGGCGTGGGCGCCGAAGACGCCATTGCGCTGGCCCGTGATCCGCAACTGGGCGCGGCTTTTGCACAGGCGGGTGCCGGAGCGCACGCGGCGCAGGTGGCGGCCTGGCTGGTCAATGACCTGGCCGGCGCCCTGCGCGGTGGCGCCTCCCGCCTGAACCCGGCAGACCTGCCCGCGCTGGCCGAACTGCTGGCCGGCGGCCGCATCAGCAGCCGGATTGCCCGCGACGTGCTGGACCGCGCTGTGCAGAGCGGTGAGGCTCCGGCCGAGATCGTGGCGCGCGAAGGCCTGCAGGTGGTGTCCGATACGGGCGAACTGCGGCGGGTGGTGGACGAGGTACTGGCCGCCCACCCCGCCGAGGCCGAAGCTTTCCGCGGCGGCAAAAAGGCGCTCCAGGGCTTTTTCATGGGCCAGATCATGCGGGCGACCGGCGGCCAGGCTGATGCCAAAGCGGTCAGCGCCCTGCTGAGGGACATCGCCGGCAGCTGA